The Ketobacter alkanivorans genome includes the window CTAACAATCTAGGAGTCAAAACAATGCCAAAACCAGGCCCAAGAACGACCTACAAGTACACAGATAAGTTTAAAGCTACAGCAGTCAAATTAAGCCAGTTACCTGGAGTCCAATCCAACGATGTGGCAGAGTCTCTTTGTATTCATCCGCTTATGCTCTCGCGTTGGCGTAAACAAGTGAGAGAAGGACTAGTTATGTCAAAAGGTATTGATCTCGACAGTGAAACCGCTGCTGAACTAAAACGATTAAGAAAGCTAGAGAAGGCCCATAAGCGCCTTCTTGTTGAACATCAAATTTTAAAAAAAGCAATCGAGTGGGATTCAAAGCGAAAGCAGACATCTTCCAGTTCATCTACGATCACGAAGAAGAACTCCCGGTAGCGGTGATGTGCGAGCTATACAACGTGAGTCGATCCGGATTCTATGCCTGGCGAGACCGACCACAGAGTGAGAGAGCACTGAGGGATGCTGATCTGCTTGTTGAGATACGTCGAGTATTCAGAGAAAGCGGCGAAACCTACGGCAGCCCCAGGATTTATCAACAGTTAAAAAGAGAAGGCTTTTATGTAGGTGAAGCCAGAATAGCACGGATAATGCGAGAAAATTGCATTCAGGCGGTTTCTAAAACTTTATACAAACCTACACCCTGGATGACCAAGTTCTTCGGCAGCACCAAGAACAAGATCAAAGATATTAAGCTCACCAGCGTCAACCAAGTCTGGCTGACTGATAT containing:
- a CDS encoding transposase produces the protein MPKPGPRTTYKYTDKFKATAVKLSQLPGVQSNDVAESLCIHPLMLSRWRKQVREGLVMSKGIDLDSETAAELKRLRKLEKAHKRLLVEHQILKKAIEWDSKRKQTSSSSSTITKKNSR